ACCTACCAAGCGCCGCTGCGCGAGATGCTGTTCACGATGAAGGAGATCGGCGGGCTGGACGCGGTCTGCGCCTTGCCTGGCCATGAGGAGACCACGCCCGATCTGGTCGAGGCCATCCTCGAAGAGGCCGGCAAGTTTGCCGCCGGAGTGCTCGATCCGATCAACTACCCGGGCGATCAGCAGGGCGCCCGCTGGCAGGCCGGCGTGGTCACGGCCGCCGACGGTTTCAGACAGGCTTACGCCAGCTTCTGCGAGACCGGCTGGAACGCCATGCCCGCACGCACCGAGTTCGGCGGCCAGGGCCTGCCCACGCTGGTGTCGACCGCCGTGCTGGAGATGTGGAAGTCGGCCAACATGGCCTTCAGCCTGTGCCAGATGCTCACGCTCGGTGCCGTCGAGGCCATCGCCCACCACGGCAGCGCAGTACTCAAGCAGCGCTTTTTGCCCAAGATGGTGGCCGGCGAGTGGACCGGCACCATGAACCTGACCGAACCGCAGGCCGGCTCGGACCTCTCGGCCGTGCGCAGCCGCGCCGTGCCCGAGGGCGATCACTACCGCGTCAGCGGCACCAAGATCTTCATCACCTGGGGCGAACACGACCTGGCCGAGAACATCGTGCACCTCGTGCTGGCCCGGCTGCCCGAGGCACCCGCCGGCGTGAAGGGCATCTCGCTGTTCGTCTGCCCGAAGTTCCTGGTCAACGACGACGGCAGCCTGGGTGCACGCAACGACCTGGTGTGCGCGTCGATCGAACACAAGCTGGGCATCCACGCCAGCCCGACCGCCGTGATGAGTTTCGGCGAAGGGCCGGGGGCGATCGGCTATCTGGTCGGCGAGCCGCACAAGGGGCTGGGCTACATGTTCACGATGATGAACCACGCCCGGCTCAACGTCGGCCTCGAAGGCGTGGGCATCTCCGAGCGCGCCTACCAGCATGCGCGCGCCTATGCGCTCGACCGCGTGCAGGGCCGCACCCTCACGGGCAGCAAGACCATCATCGGCCACCCCGACGTGCGCCGCATGCTGCTCGACATGAAGGCGCGCACCGAGGCCATGCGTGCGCTGGCCTACTACGCCGCCGGCCAGATGGACCGCGCCCATGCGCACGCCGATGCCGACGCCCGCGCGCGCAGTCAGGCGCTGGTCGAACTGCTGACGCCGGTGGTCAAGGGCTGGTGCACCGAGAACGCCCTGGGCATCGCCTCCGACGGCGTGCAGGTGCATGGCGGCATGGGCTTCGTCGAAGAAACCGGCGCGGCGCAATACCTGCGCGACGCCCGCATCACGACGATCTACGAGGGCACCACCGGCATCCAGGCCAACGACCTGATCGGCCGCAAGCTCGCCCGCGAAGGCGGCGTGACGATGCGGGCGCTGATCGCGCAGATGCGCAGCGATGCCGACCGCATCGGCGACGGGCCCGATGCGCAGCTGGTCGCGCTGGGCCAGCCGCTGCGCGGCGGCCTGCAGGCGCTGGCCGATGCGGTCGACTGGCTGCTGGCGGTGAGCGCCAGCCAGCCGGCACAGGCCGCGGCCAGCGCGGTGCCCTTCCTCCAGCTGACCGGCACGGTGGTCGGCGGCTGGCTGATGGCACGCAGCGCCGAGGCCGCGGTGGCCCAACTGAGCGCGGGCAGCGCCGACACCGACTTCCTGTCGGCCAAGGTCGCGACCGTGCGCCACTACATGGCGCACGTGATGGCCGAGGCCGGCGGACTGCGCGACATCGTCACCGCCGGCGCAGCCACCACGCTGGCGCTGGCCGACCACCAGTTCTGAGCCACAGGAGCCCACCATGAACCCGATGAACGGCCACGACATCGAGGACCTGCGCCCCGGCATGCAGGCCACCTTTTCCAAGACCATCACCGAAGCCGACATCGTGCTGTTCGCCGGTGTCTCGGGCGACAACAACGCCGTTCACACGAACGAGGAGTTCGCGCAGACCACGGCCTTCGGCGGGCGCATCGCGCACGGCTTCCTGACCGCCAGCGTGATCTCGGCCGCGGTGGCGAACCGGCTGCCCGGCCCGGGTACGGTCTACCTCGGCCAGCAGATGAAGTTCTGCGCCCCGGTGCGCCCAGGTGACACGGTGCATGCGACGGTCACCGTGCTGTCGGTCGACGAGGCGCGCGCACGCGCGGTGCTGTCGACCGTCTGCCGCGTCAGGGAGACGGTGGTGATCGAAGGTGAAGCGACGGTGATGACGACCTCTCAACGGCGCCGCCAGGCCGCGGCGCCAGCCCCAACCGCGGCCCGTGTGGCCGCCTGAAGCGGAGAACGAAGCCATGAAGGCATTGGTGAGTGTGAAACGGGTGGTCGACTACAACGTCAAGGTTCGCGTCAAGAGTGACGGCACGGGCGTGGACATCGCCAACGTCAAGATGAGCATGAACCCGTTCGACGAGATCGCGATCGAGGAGGCGGTGCGCCTGCGTGAGAAGGGTGTGTTGACTGAAGTGATCGCCGTGTCCTGCGGTGTCACGCAGTGCCAGGAAACGCTGCGCACCGCGATGGCGATCGGCGCCGACCGCGCCATCCTGGTCGAGACTTCTGATGAGTTGCAGCCGTTGGCTGTGGCCAAGCTCTTGAAGGCCTTGGTCGACCGCGAACAGCCCGGCCTGATCATCCTGGGCAAGCAGGCCATCGACGACGACAACAACCAGACCGGCCAGATGCTGGCGGCATTGGCTGACCTGCCGCAAGCCACGTTCGCCAGCAAGGTTGAAGTGATCGATGGCCGTGCCAACGTGACGCGTGAAATCGACGGTGGCCTGGAGACGATCTCGCTCAGCCTACCCGCGGTCATCACCACAGACCTGCGCCTGAACGAGCCGCGTTACGTCACGCTGCCCAACATCATGAAGGCCAAGAAGAAGCCGCTGGAGACGATCAAGCCGGCCGACCTGGGTGTCGACGTGAGCCCGCGCCTGAAGACGCTGAAAGTCAGCGAGCCGCCTAAGCGTGGCGCCGGCATCAAGGTGCCCGACGTCGCCACACTGGTGGCCAAACTCAAGAACGAAGCCAAGGTGATCTGAACATGACCGCTCTCGTCATTGCCGAACACGAACATGGCGCACTGAAGGGCGCCACGCTCAACACCGTTACCGCCGCAGCCCAACTGGGCGAGGTCCATGTGCTGGTGGCCGGTGCCGATTGCGCCGCTGCAGCACAAGCTGCAAGCCAGATCGCCGGCGTCACCAAGGTGCTGCACGCCGATGGCGCGAGCCTCGGAGAGCAGCTCGCCGAGAACATCACCGCGCAGGTGATCGCTGTCGCATCGAACTACAGCCACATCCTCTTTGCTGCCACCGCACATGGCAAGAACGTCGCTCCGCGCGTGGCCGCCAAGCTCGACGTGGCGCAGATCAGCGAGATCACCAAGGTGATCAGCGCCGACACCTACGAGCGCCCGATCTACGCCGGCAACGCCGTCGCCACGGTGCAGAGCAGCGACAAGATCCAGGTCATCACCGTGCGCACCACCGGCTTCGACGCCGCGGCGCTCGGTGGATCGGCTCCGATCGAAACCATCGCCGCGGTGGCCGACAGCGGCAAGAGCGCCTTCGTCGGCAGCGAGATCGCCAAGAGCGACCGGCCCGAACTGACGGCGGCCAAGATCATCGTCAGCGGCGGCCGTGCGATGGGCAGCAGCGACAAGTTCAACGACGTGCTGACGCCGCTCGCGGACAAGCTCGGCGCCGCGCTCGGTGCCAGCCGCGCGGCGGTCGACGCGGGCTACGCACCCAACGACTGGCAGGTCGGCCAGACCGGCAAGATCGTGGCACCCAGCCTGTACATCGCCTGCGGCATCAGCGGCGCGATCCAGCACCTGGCGGGCATGAAGGACAGCAAGGTGATCGTGGCGATCAACAAGGACGCCGAGGCACCGATCTTCAGCGTGGCCGACTACGGGCTGGAGGCCGACCTGTTCGTGGCCGTGCCGGAGCTGGTGAAGGCGCTCTGAGCCCCCGGCGCCACCCATGACGAGAGGGGATTCATGCTCCGATCGAAGCGACCAGCAAGGTGCTGAAAACCGCTTGCGCCAGCGGTTTATCGGTCATCGGCTGCCGACGGCATGACGGGTGACATCAGGAACGGCCACACCGGGAACGCGGCGACAGGGCGATCTTGGCGGCAGGTCGGTGCGTACAAACCTGTGCGAAATGATCTGCCGAGCCTCGGGACAGCTGCAAGCACGGGTGAGAATGGCTGGTACGCCCGGGATCGGGCGCAAGCCCTGCCACCCGGCGTACCCCGACGCCACCGTCCGCGATGATCGAGCCCCAACCCAGCGATCCCGTCCGCCCGGCCACCGGTCATGCCAGCAGCAGCGCCTGGCGCGGCGTGCTCGCGTCGATCGACATGGGCTCGAACAGCTTCCGGCTCGAGATCGGCCGCAGCAGCGCCAGCCGCTACCGGCGCATCGACTACCTGAAGGAAACCGTGCGCCTGGGCGCCGGGCTCGGCCCGGACGGTCGACTGAGCGACGAGGCCGCGCAGCGCGGCCTCGCCTGCCTGGCGCGCTTTCGCCAGCGCCTGGACGGCATCGCGCCGACGCAGCTGCGCGCGGTCGCCACCCAGACCCTGCGCGAGGCCACCAACCGCGACGAGTTCCTGCGCCTGGCTGGCGCCACGCTGGGCCATCCGATCGAGGTGATCTCGGGGCGCGAGGAGGCCCGCCTGATCTACAAGGGCGTGGCACGCCTGCAGCCCTGCGAGGCCCCACGGCTGGTGATCGACATCGGCGGGCGCTCGACCGAGATGATCATCGGCCACGGCGCCCACGTGATCCGGGCCGAGTCGTTCCGGGTCGGCAGCGTCAGCCTGTCGATGCAGTTCTTCCCGGACGGACGCTTCACGACGGCCGCCTTCCAGGCCGCGCAGGTGGCCGCCGGCGCCGAGCTCGAGGAGGCGCTGGTGCCGTTCGCGCGCCAGCACTGGCGCGACGCGCTGGGCTCGTCGGGCACCGCCGGCGCGGTGTCGGACCTGCTGCGCGCCAACGGCGTGACCGACGGCCGCATCACGCCCGAGGCCTTGCGCTGGTGCATGCGCGCCTGCCTCGAAGCCGGCTCGGCCGACCGGCTGCAGCTGCCCGGCCTGAAGCCCGACCGGCGCGCGGTGCTGGGCGGCGGGCTCGCCATCCTCTACACGCTGGCGACCCATTTCGAGATCGACGGCCTGCTGCCCGCGCGCGGTGCGCTGCGCCAGGGCGTGATCTTCGACCTCGAGGAGCGCCGCGCCGCCGAGCGCCATGCCGTGCACCACGACATGCGCGACGACAGCGTGGCCGAGCTGCAGCAGCGTTTCGGCGTCGACCGCGGCCAGGCGCGGCGGGTCGAGGCGCTGGCGCAGAACCTGTACCGGCAGATCGCGCCGCAATCGAGCCTCGAGCTGCACCGAGAGCTCGGCTGGGCCGCGGCGCTGCACGAGATCGGCATGATGGTGTCGCACCACGACCACCACCGCCACAGCGCCTACCTGCTCGGCCACGTCGACGCGGCCGGTTTCTCGCAGAGCCAGCAGCGCGGCCTGGCCGAGCTGGTGCTGGGCCAGCGCGGCGGGCTGCGCAAGGTCGAGGCCGTGTGGTCGGACGCCGAGCGCATGCGCCAGCTGCTGGCACTGCGCCTGGCGGTGCTGCTGTGCCACGCCCGGCTGGAGCCGCCGCAGGGCCTGCAGCTGGCCATCAGCGGCCGCGAGATCCGCCTCGGCTGGCCACCCGCCTGGGCCGCGCGCCAGCTGCGCAGCGTCTACCTGCTGCGCGAGGAGGCCGAGGACTGGCGGCGCATCGCCGGCTGGCGGGTCGAGCTGCCAGCCTGAACGCCGACGCGCACAACTGTCACAAGGCCGTCACGCAGCCTGCCTAGCATGCATGGCATGCCCGAATCAGATTCCCAGCAGCGCCTGACCCTGCTCAACCGCGAACGCGCGATCCTTGCCTTCAACCGCCGCGTGCTGGCCCAGGCACGCCGCAATGACGTGCCGCTGCTCGAGCGGCTGCGCTACGTCTGCATCGTCTCGTCGAACATGGACGAGTTCTTCGAGGTGCGTTTCGCCGACGCGCTCGAAGCCGCCATCGAGACCGGCAGCAACACCACGCGCAGCGAGCTGGCGGTGGTGGCCGGCGAGGCGCACGAGCTGATCGACCAGCAGTACGCCATCTTCAACGACGAGCTGATGCCCGCGCTGGCCGCGCACGGCATCGTCATCGTCAACCACGCCGATCGCAACGAAGCCCAGCGCAAGTGGGTGTCGCAGCTGTTCCACCGCGAGGTGCATCCGCTGCTGACGCCGCTCGGGCTCGATCCGGCGCATCCGTTTCCGCAGGTCGCCAACAAGTCGCTGAACTTCATCGCCCAGCTCGGCGGCATGGACGCCTTCGGCCGCGAGAACAGCATCGCCATCGTCAAGGTGCCGCGTGCGCTGCCGCGCGTGATGCGCCTGCCCGACCGGCTGGCCGAGGGCAAGCAGGCCTTCGTGCTGCTGTCGAGCGTGATCCGCGCCCACCTCGGCGAGCTGTTCCCGGGCCGCATCGTCGAAGCGTTCTCGCAGTTCCGCGTCACCCGCGATTCGGATCTCGATGTCGACGAGGACGAGGTCACCGACCTGCGCAAGGCCCTGCGCAGCGAGCTGAGCGCGCGCCACTACGGCCGCGCGATCCGGCTCGAGGTGGTCAACACCTGCCCCGAGGTGCTGAGCAACTTCCTGCTCAGCCAGTACGGCCTGCCCGAGGCGGCGCTGCACCGCGTCAACGGGCCGGTCAACCTGGTGCGGCTCAATTCGCTGATCGACCAGGCGCACGCGCCCAAGCTGCGCTTCAAGCCGCACGAGCCGGTCTGGCCACATGGCCGGCTGCCGCGCACGCGGCCGCTGATGGCCAGCATCGCCGAGCGCGACATCCTGCTGCATCACCCGTTCGAGTCGTTCGAGCCGGTGGTGCAGTTCCTGCGCGAGGCCGTCAACGACCCGCAGGTGCTGGCGATCAAGCAGACCATCTACCGCACCGGCAGCGAGTCGGTGCTGATGGAGCTGCTGATCGAGGCGGCGCAGCGCGGCAAGGAGGTGCTGGTGGTGGTCGAGCTGAAGGCGCGCTTCGACGAGGAGGCCAACATCAACTGGGCCGAGCGGCTGGAGGCGGTGGGTGCGCAAGTGGTCTACGGCATCGTCGGCCTCAAGACCCACGCCAAGCTGCTGCTGGTCACGCGCAAGCAGGGCCAGCGCATGGTGCGCTACGTGCACCTGTCGACCGGCAACTACAACCCCAAGACCGCGCGGCTCTACACCGACGTCGGCTACTTCAGCGCCGACCCCGACCTGACCGCCGACGCCGAAGGCGTGTTCCAGCACCTGGCCAGCCTCAACACGCTGCGCACGCCCAAGCACCTGCTGGTCGCGCCCAGCAACCTGCACGCGCAGATGGTGGCGCTGCTCGGCCGCGTCGCCCAGGCCGCGCGGGACGGCCAGCCCGCGCGCGTGGTCGCCAAGTTCAACGCGCTGACCGATCCGGGCCTGATCGCCGCGCTGGTCGCGGCCAGCCAGGCCGGCGCCGACATCGACCTGATCGTGCGCGGCGCCTGCATGCTGCCGCCCGGCGTGGCCGGCTACACCGACAACATCCGGGTGCGCTCGGTGGTCGGACGTTTTCTCGAACACAGCCGGGTCTTCTACTTCCGCTGGGGCGCGCGCGAGAGCCAGGAGGCGCTGTATCTCAGCAGCGCCGACTGGATGAGCCGCAACATGCACGGCCGCATCGAGATCGCCTGGCCGGTGCGCGACCCGACGCTGCGCCAGCGCGTCATCGACGAATGCCTGGTGCCCTACCTGCGCGACGACATCGACGCCTGGACGCTCGACGCTCACGGCGGCTACGTCGCCGTGCAGGGTCCGGGGGGGCTGAGCGCGCAGCGCGCCCTGGTGCGCCGGTACTGAGCGCCCCGCGCTTCAAACGCCTGTCAAAAACGGCATCGATACTCGGTGACCCAGTGGAGACACGGCATGAACAAGCGCAGTCAGACGGCCATCGACAAGGCCATCAACACGGCCCGGGGGGCCATGAAGGTGATGCGTGCGCTGTCGCCGCAGGCGGCCGCCCGGGGCCGTGACGGCCCAGCCGACAGCCGCTCGCTGCAGCTGCGCCAGGCCGGCGAGTTCGACCTGCCGCGCCTGCTGCAGCTGCTGATCGACGCCGGGGTCGACCAGGCCGACGAGGGCGATCCAGCGGCTGCCATCGAGTCCCTGCGCCGCATCCACGGCGCGGGCGGCGAGGTCTGGCTGGCCGAGGAAGACGGCCGCCTGCTCGGCAGCCTGACGTTCTACCTGCTGCCGCTGCTGGCCCACCGCGGCACGCCGATCGCGCTGGTCGAGGAGGTCGTGATCCACCCCGCCGCCCGCCGCCACGGCATCGGCCGCGCCCTGATGAACCACGCCACGGCGCGGGCGCGCGCCCGCGGGGCCAGCAAGCTGGCGCTGTCGTCCGGCCACGCGCGCTCAGGGGCGCAGTCGTTCTTCGATCACCTGGGTTATGCCCGGCACGGCAACAGCCCGCTGCTGCCGCCGGGCACGCCCGAACACAGCGCCGGCTGATCCTGGGCGGAGCGGGCGATCAGCATCGCCAGGATCTGCGGCACCTCGAACACGGCGCGGTTGTCGATCGTGCACACCCGCGCGCGCAGCGCGGGCAGGCGCTCGATCATCTCGGTCACGCCGGGGCCGATCGCACGCACCGACTTCAGCACCAGGCCGACACCCTGCTCGCGCACCCACTGCGCGTTGTAGCGCTCCTGCGGCATGGTCCAGGCGTTGTCGAAGGTGATCACCGGCAGCTTCATCTGCACCGCCTCGCTGAGGCTGCCCGGGCCGGGCTTGCCGATGAAGTAGTCGCCCAGCTGCATGTAGCGGCAGACGTCGGGCGTGAAGCCCACCACCGCGTGCGGCATGGCCGGCTGCAGCGCCTTCAGCTTGCGGATCAGCGCCTCGTTGTGGCCGCACATCAGGATCAGCTGGCGGTCGGCCAGGGCGCGGGCAATCGTCACCATCTGCGTCGAGCCCTGGCCGCCGAACATCACGATGCCGGTCGGGCGCGCCGGGTCCAGGCCCAGCGCGCTGCGCTCGGCGGCACGGTCGATGCGAGGGGTTTCGTAGAAGGCCGGCCGCAGGATCATCCCCGAGGTCAGCGAGATCTGCCGCTGCGCATACCCCGCCGCCCGCGCCTGTGCCACGGCATGCGGCGTGCCGCACACCAGGTGCTGGTCCTGGCCGGGTTCGATCCAGAAGTTGGGCGGATGGTCGGCCATGTCGGTCAGCACCGTCACGAACGGCACGCCCGGCAGCGAGCCGGCCACCGACTCGCACAGCGCGCGGTTGAAGTTGGGCACCAGCGAGACCACCAGGTCAGGCTCGCTCGCCAGCCAGTGCTGCGCGAGGCGCCGCACCAGCGTCGTGTGGCCGAGCCGGATCAGACCCTGCACCAGCTTGAGCTCCTGCGTCAGCCCGAGCGTCCAGCCGCGCGCCAGGCGCTTGTTGTAGAGGTCTTCCGGCGCCAGCCCGGTGAGCTTGCGGAACGCGCCTTTCGGGTCGAGCACCTCGACCAGATCGACCAGCCGAACCCGCCAGTCGGGCCGGGTGGTGCGGATCACGCCCTGCAGCGCCAGCGCGGCGGCACGGTGGCCGCCGCCATAGTTGAAATAGACGAGGTCGATGTGTTTCATGGTCGGCGCGATGATGTTGCGCAGGCGTGACCGCCACGTGAATTCAAGGCTCGGTCGGCAGCTGCAGCAGGGCCCGGCCCATCCGGATGCGGGCACCGGGCTCGATGCCCTCGCTCAACGTGAAACCCCTGGGGGCGAACACGATGATCGTGGAGCCGTGCTGGAACCAGCCCATCTCCTCGCCCTTGGCGTAGTGCGCGCGGCAGGCGATCTCGTGCGGGCCGCGATAGCGCAGATGCAGCAGCACGTCGAGAAAGTGGAAGCGCATGCTCGCCACCAGGATCGCCGCCACCGGCACGATCGCGATCGGCTGACCGCCACGTGACAGCCGCGTGCGCAGCACCGCGCGCTCGTTGCGGCAGAACAGCCGCTCGACCCGTTTGAGCGCGATCGGGTTGACGTTCCAGGTGTCGCCGCTCAGGTAGGTGACGTGGTCGACCTCGAGGTCGTGCGGCGCATGGAAGCGGTGGTACATCGCCGAGGTCAGCCGCAGCGTGACGTAGACACCGTCGTGGAACGGCGTGCTGTCCTGCGTCGGCCCGAACAGGTCGCCCAGCGCGTACGGAAAGCCCTTGGCCTGGAACAGCTGCGTGCCCTGCACGTCGCCGCAGGCGCCGACGATCGCGTCGCTCGGGCTGCACAGCACGTCGGCATCGGGGTCGATCGTGCGTGCGCCGGGTCTGAGCTCGCGCGTGAAGCACTCGTGCAGGCTGGCAAAGCGCTGCTGGCGCGCATCGCTCAGGTCGAGGTCGGTGAACAGCCGCCAGACCGCGATCGACGCGCGTGCCAGCAGCGGGCTGCGGATCTGGCTGAACCAGCCCATCGCCCGGGTCAGCGCGATGCGCGGCACGCGGTTGGTGAACAGGAAGTTGAGATCCTCCTGAAGGAAGATCCGTTGCAGAAGATTGGGTTTCATGAGCCTGTCAATCGGGACTGTTAGACAGCAGGGGCACATCACTCGAACGAGCCCTGCCGACAAAATGGACAACACCTTTGCTCTGACCGCGCTGGCCCTGGGCGCACTCGCCTGGACCTTGCCGAAAGCCCGCCGGCGCCTCGAACTCTCGCGCGCCAAACACCGCTCGCTGACCGGCCACTCGCGCATGGCCAAGCGCGTCGCCGGGCTGATCCCGGGTTATGCGTACGACGAACAACGCTTCTTCAACTCCGACGGCGCCAGCGCCGAAATCGCCGCCCGGCGCAAGGCCGGTTTCGACCGGCTGGCCGCGCTCTACGCCGAGCGCTACCCGCAAAGCGCGGCCCTGACCGCGCAGGCCCGCGAGGGCATCGCCGACCTGCAGTTCACCGGCAACTACCGGGTGCCGTTTCAATACAGCCCCTACCTGCGCGAGCACATCAAGTCGGGCAGCTTCCTGCGCGCCT
This portion of the Leptothrix cholodnii SP-6 genome encodes:
- a CDS encoding acyl-CoA dehydrogenase, with protein sequence MSTYQAPLREMLFTMKEIGGLDAVCALPGHEETTPDLVEAILEEAGKFAAGVLDPINYPGDQQGARWQAGVVTAADGFRQAYASFCETGWNAMPARTEFGGQGLPTLVSTAVLEMWKSANMAFSLCQMLTLGAVEAIAHHGSAVLKQRFLPKMVAGEWTGTMNLTEPQAGSDLSAVRSRAVPEGDHYRVSGTKIFITWGEHDLAENIVHLVLARLPEAPAGVKGISLFVCPKFLVNDDGSLGARNDLVCASIEHKLGIHASPTAVMSFGEGPGAIGYLVGEPHKGLGYMFTMMNHARLNVGLEGVGISERAYQHARAYALDRVQGRTLTGSKTIIGHPDVRRMLLDMKARTEAMRALAYYAAGQMDRAHAHADADARARSQALVELLTPVVKGWCTENALGIASDGVQVHGGMGFVEETGAAQYLRDARITTIYEGTTGIQANDLIGRKLAREGGVTMRALIAQMRSDADRIGDGPDAQLVALGQPLRGGLQALADAVDWLLAVSASQPAQAAASAVPFLQLTGTVVGGWLMARSAEAAVAQLSAGSADTDFLSAKVATVRHYMAHVMAEAGGLRDIVTAGAATTLALADHQF
- a CDS encoding MaoC family dehydratase; amino-acid sequence: MNPMNGHDIEDLRPGMQATFSKTITEADIVLFAGVSGDNNAVHTNEEFAQTTAFGGRIAHGFLTASVISAAVANRLPGPGTVYLGQQMKFCAPVRPGDTVHATVTVLSVDEARARAVLSTVCRVRETVVIEGEATVMTTSQRRRQAAAPAPTAARVAA
- a CDS encoding electron transfer flavoprotein subunit beta/FixA family protein; this encodes MKALVSVKRVVDYNVKVRVKSDGTGVDIANVKMSMNPFDEIAIEEAVRLREKGVLTEVIAVSCGVTQCQETLRTAMAIGADRAILVETSDELQPLAVAKLLKALVDREQPGLIILGKQAIDDDNNQTGQMLAALADLPQATFASKVEVIDGRANVTREIDGGLETISLSLPAVITTDLRLNEPRYVTLPNIMKAKKKPLETIKPADLGVDVSPRLKTLKVSEPPKRGAGIKVPDVATLVAKLKNEAKVI
- a CDS encoding electron transfer flavoprotein subunit alpha/FixB family protein gives rise to the protein MTALVIAEHEHGALKGATLNTVTAAAQLGEVHVLVAGADCAAAAQAASQIAGVTKVLHADGASLGEQLAENITAQVIAVASNYSHILFAATAHGKNVAPRVAAKLDVAQISEITKVISADTYERPIYAGNAVATVQSSDKIQVITVRTTGFDAAALGGSAPIETIAAVADSGKSAFVGSEIAKSDRPELTAAKIIVSGGRAMGSSDKFNDVLTPLADKLGAALGASRAAVDAGYAPNDWQVGQTGKIVAPSLYIACGISGAIQHLAGMKDSKVIVAINKDAEAPIFSVADYGLEADLFVAVPELVKAL
- a CDS encoding Ppx/GppA phosphatase family protein, with product MIEPQPSDPVRPATGHASSSAWRGVLASIDMGSNSFRLEIGRSSASRYRRIDYLKETVRLGAGLGPDGRLSDEAAQRGLACLARFRQRLDGIAPTQLRAVATQTLREATNRDEFLRLAGATLGHPIEVISGREEARLIYKGVARLQPCEAPRLVIDIGGRSTEMIIGHGAHVIRAESFRVGSVSLSMQFFPDGRFTTAAFQAAQVAAGAELEEALVPFARQHWRDALGSSGTAGAVSDLLRANGVTDGRITPEALRWCMRACLEAGSADRLQLPGLKPDRRAVLGGGLAILYTLATHFEIDGLLPARGALRQGVIFDLEERRAAERHAVHHDMRDDSVAELQQRFGVDRGQARRVEALAQNLYRQIAPQSSLELHRELGWAAALHEIGMMVSHHDHHRHSAYLLGHVDAAGFSQSQQRGLAELVLGQRGGLRKVEAVWSDAERMRQLLALRLAVLLCHARLEPPQGLQLAISGREIRLGWPPAWAARQLRSVYLLREEAEDWRRIAGWRVELPA
- the ppk1 gene encoding polyphosphate kinase 1; its protein translation is MHGMPESDSQQRLTLLNRERAILAFNRRVLAQARRNDVPLLERLRYVCIVSSNMDEFFEVRFADALEAAIETGSNTTRSELAVVAGEAHELIDQQYAIFNDELMPALAAHGIVIVNHADRNEAQRKWVSQLFHREVHPLLTPLGLDPAHPFPQVANKSLNFIAQLGGMDAFGRENSIAIVKVPRALPRVMRLPDRLAEGKQAFVLLSSVIRAHLGELFPGRIVEAFSQFRVTRDSDLDVDEDEVTDLRKALRSELSARHYGRAIRLEVVNTCPEVLSNFLLSQYGLPEAALHRVNGPVNLVRLNSLIDQAHAPKLRFKPHEPVWPHGRLPRTRPLMASIAERDILLHHPFESFEPVVQFLREAVNDPQVLAIKQTIYRTGSESVLMELLIEAAQRGKEVLVVVELKARFDEEANINWAERLEAVGAQVVYGIVGLKTHAKLLLVTRKQGQRMVRYVHLSTGNYNPKTARLYTDVGYFSADPDLTADAEGVFQHLASLNTLRTPKHLLVAPSNLHAQMVALLGRVAQAARDGQPARVVAKFNALTDPGLIAALVAASQAGADIDLIVRGACMLPPGVAGYTDNIRVRSVVGRFLEHSRVFYFRWGARESQEALYLSSADWMSRNMHGRIEIAWPVRDPTLRQRVIDECLVPYLRDDIDAWTLDAHGGYVAVQGPGGLSAQRALVRRY
- a CDS encoding GNAT family N-acetyltransferase is translated as MNKRSQTAIDKAINTARGAMKVMRALSPQAAARGRDGPADSRSLQLRQAGEFDLPRLLQLLIDAGVDQADEGDPAAAIESLRRIHGAGGEVWLAEEDGRLLGSLTFYLLPLLAHRGTPIALVEEVVIHPAARRHGIGRALMNHATARARARGASKLALSSGHARSGAQSFFDHLGYARHGNSPLLPPGTPEHSAG
- a CDS encoding glycosyltransferase, which translates into the protein MKHIDLVYFNYGGGHRAAALALQGVIRTTRPDWRVRLVDLVEVLDPKGAFRKLTGLAPEDLYNKRLARGWTLGLTQELKLVQGLIRLGHTTLVRRLAQHWLASEPDLVVSLVPNFNRALCESVAGSLPGVPFVTVLTDMADHPPNFWIEPGQDQHLVCGTPHAVAQARAAGYAQRQISLTSGMILRPAFYETPRIDRAAERSALGLDPARPTGIVMFGGQGSTQMVTIARALADRQLILMCGHNEALIRKLKALQPAMPHAVVGFTPDVCRYMQLGDYFIGKPGPGSLSEAVQMKLPVITFDNAWTMPQERYNAQWVREQGVGLVLKSVRAIGPGVTEMIERLPALRARVCTIDNRAVFEVPQILAMLIARSAQDQPALCSGVPGGSSGLLPCRA
- the asd gene encoding archaetidylserine decarboxylase (Phosphatidylserine decarboxylase is synthesized as a single chain precursor. Generation of the pyruvoyl active site from a Ser is coupled to cleavage of a Gly-Ser bond between the larger (beta) and smaller (alpha chains). It is an integral membrane protein.), with the translated sequence MKPNLLQRIFLQEDLNFLFTNRVPRIALTRAMGWFSQIRSPLLARASIAVWRLFTDLDLSDARQQRFASLHECFTRELRPGARTIDPDADVLCSPSDAIVGACGDVQGTQLFQAKGFPYALGDLFGPTQDSTPFHDGVYVTLRLTSAMYHRFHAPHDLEVDHVTYLSGDTWNVNPIALKRVERLFCRNERAVLRTRLSRGGQPIAIVPVAAILVASMRFHFLDVLLHLRYRGPHEIACRAHYAKGEEMGWFQHGSTIIVFAPRGFTLSEGIEPGARIRMGRALLQLPTEP